In the Euphorbia lathyris chromosome 5, ddEupLath1.1, whole genome shotgun sequence genome, one interval contains:
- the LOC136231322 gene encoding uncharacterized protein, translating into MGTLARQYVRLDHINWHKVPGKDELWNFVKQKYSISEAGKPWMMRTMSDAWRVYKSRIKKSYYKAYDNNNDRRKNRPNFLPDKEFETLLQFWNDAKVEKLAAKNSTNRKLIKDQHTCGQIGFARIRKKLARLEEKLLTGGEKTETIVEILGEASSHGRSWLVGRIGHIKKRKETPESSGSMSKKNISDETIDQIKTVVREEMRNEVREEMRNELKSEVGDEMKKTMEAQVATIIQRLAQMNPSLNLNLDGVVDSPNTIDFSPSNAC; encoded by the exons ATGGGAACTTTAGCAAGGCAATATGTGCGTTTGGACCACATCAATTGGCATAAAGTACCTGGTAAAGATGAGTTATGGAATTTTGTAAAG CAAAAGTATAGTATAAGCGAAGCTGGAAAGCCATGGATGATGCGGACTATGTCCGATGCTTGGAGGGTGTACAAAAGCCGCATCAAGAAAAGTTATTACAAGGCTTATGATAACAATAATGATAGGAGGAAAAACAGACCAAACTTTTTACCGGACAAAGAATTTGAGACGCTCCTCCAATTTTGGAATGATGCCAAAGTCGag aaattggcAGCAAAAAATTCAACAAATCGAAAACTAATCAAGGATCAACATACTTGTGGTCAAATTGGATTTGCACGAATCCGCAAGAAGTTG gCAAGGCTTGAAGAAAAGTTGTTAACTGGAGGAGAAAAAACCGAGACAATTGTGGAAATACTTGGTGAAGCATCATCTCATGGTCGTTCATGGCTTGTTGGTAGGATAGGCCAcatcaagaaaagaaaagagacccCTGAATCTTCAGGTTCTATGAGTAAGAAAAACATTTCCGATGAGACAATCGATCAAATAAAAACTGTAGTTAGAGAGGAGATGAGGAATGAAGTTAGAGAGGAGATGAGGAATGAACTAAAAAGTGAAGTTGGAGATGAAATGAAAAAGACCATGGAAGCTCAAGTTGCCACTATTATACAAAGGTTGGCCCAAATGAATCCATCATTGAACCTAAATTTGGATGGAGTTGTTGATTCTCCCAATACCATTGACTTTTCTCCTTCAAATGCTTGTTGA